One window of the Acaryochloris sp. CCMEE 5410 genome contains the following:
- a CDS encoding late competence development ComFB family protein produces the protein MTIGEIVEQAMRNGYLTPTMEAEVGRICDNASELAVEEYQSLDRLMGALLTGQVVAVPRKQFINVMEELVLTEAITRVSKIEATSNHTLDLGDIAAYALNRLPPLYATTEEGANYQRQRARQELLDLIIQQVETAISRNLDQPDFYPDRHALESDHQKDLLGQVSSLLQAYAPDYEQPVKS, from the coding sequence ATGACTATTGGTGAAATTGTTGAACAGGCAATGAGAAACGGCTATCTGACTCCAACCATGGAAGCAGAAGTGGGCCGGATCTGTGATAATGCCTCCGAGCTGGCTGTTGAAGAATATCAATCCCTCGATCGATTGATGGGGGCTCTGCTCACGGGCCAAGTGGTGGCGGTGCCTCGCAAACAGTTCATTAATGTCATGGAAGAACTGGTGCTGACTGAAGCGATAACCCGCGTGTCCAAGATTGAAGCAACGAGCAATCACACCTTGGACTTGGGCGATATTGCGGCCTATGCCCTCAATCGATTGCCACCCCTCTATGCCACAACGGAAGAAGGGGCAAACTATCAGCGTCAGCGAGCCAGACAAGAGCTGCTCGATCTGATTATTCAGCAAGTTGAAACCGCAATTTCCCGCAACCTGGATCAGCCGGACTTCTATCCTGATCGTCATGCGCTAGAGTCTGATCACCAAAAAGATTTACTGGGTCAAGTCAGCTCGTTGCTGCAAGCTTATGCCCCTGATTATGAGCAGCCTGTCAAAAGCTAA
- the cimA gene encoding citramalate synthase, producing MNIQHRSPLWIYDTTLRDGAQREGISLSVEDKLTIAHQLDKLGIPFIEGGWPGANPKDEQFFQKLKTSPLRQAEVVAFCSTRRPGNQAAEDPVLRPILAAETRWITLFGKSWDFHVTAGLKTTLGENLAMIADSINYLCQQDRQVIYDAEHWFDGYKHNPAYALETIQSAVQAGAKWVVLCDTNGGTLPHEVAESVQAVRQVIQDCQGTTQIGIHTHNDSGTAVANALAAVQQGAEMVQGTINGYGERCGNANLCTLIPNLQLKLGYRCVEPEQLAELTPSSRLISERVNLAPDEHAPFVGLSAFAHKGGIHVSAVQRDPQTYEHIEPQTVGNQRRIVISEQAGLSNVLEKANHCGIALDKQNPVSRQLLQQLKQLEHEGYQFEAAEASFELLLRQALEQRPSLFELHGFDVHCYCGSLESRQQGGFSSTALATVKVVVGVQEILTAAEGNGPVSALDAALRKALVDVYPSIAKFQLTDYKVRILDGKHGTSAKTRVLVESTDGQNRWTTVGVSTNIIGASYQAVAEGIEYGLLRPCFKDSDECPIGIRAILNDLN from the coding sequence ATGAATATCCAACATCGTTCTCCCCTATGGATTTACGACACAACGCTGCGGGACGGTGCGCAACGAGAAGGTATTTCTCTATCCGTTGAAGATAAATTAACTATTGCTCATCAGCTGGATAAGCTTGGTATTCCCTTTATTGAAGGGGGGTGGCCGGGTGCGAATCCGAAAGATGAACAGTTTTTTCAGAAATTAAAAACGTCACCCCTTCGTCAGGCTGAGGTCGTTGCGTTTTGTTCGACCCGTCGTCCAGGGAACCAGGCTGCAGAAGATCCGGTTCTACGACCGATTTTAGCGGCAGAAACGCGGTGGATCACCCTATTTGGCAAGTCTTGGGATTTTCATGTTACGGCTGGCCTTAAAACCACCCTGGGTGAAAACCTAGCTATGATTGCTGATTCCATCAACTACCTGTGCCAGCAGGATCGACAAGTGATTTATGATGCAGAGCATTGGTTTGATGGATATAAGCACAATCCAGCCTATGCTCTAGAAACGATTCAATCTGCGGTTCAGGCAGGGGCCAAATGGGTTGTCCTTTGTGATACCAATGGCGGAACATTACCCCATGAAGTTGCAGAGAGCGTCCAAGCAGTCAGGCAAGTGATTCAAGACTGTCAGGGAACGACTCAAATTGGCATTCATACCCATAATGATTCGGGAACGGCTGTCGCGAATGCGCTAGCAGCGGTGCAGCAAGGGGCTGAGATGGTCCAAGGGACGATCAATGGTTATGGTGAGCGCTGCGGAAATGCCAACCTCTGTACTCTGATTCCTAACTTGCAACTGAAGTTGGGTTATCGCTGTGTAGAACCAGAGCAGTTAGCTGAACTCACACCCAGTAGCCGATTGATTAGTGAGCGCGTTAATCTAGCGCCGGATGAACATGCCCCGTTTGTGGGGTTATCTGCGTTTGCTCATAAGGGGGGCATCCATGTCAGTGCGGTACAGCGTGATCCCCAGACCTATGAACATATTGAACCCCAGACAGTAGGTAACCAGCGGCGGATTGTAATTTCTGAGCAGGCTGGGCTGAGTAATGTTCTAGAGAAGGCAAACCATTGTGGCATTGCCCTGGATAAGCAAAATCCGGTGAGTCGACAGCTGCTTCAGCAGCTAAAGCAGTTGGAGCATGAAGGGTATCAATTTGAAGCAGCAGAAGCGAGTTTTGAGTTGTTGCTCAGGCAAGCGTTGGAGCAGCGACCTAGTTTGTTTGAACTCCATGGTTTTGATGTGCATTGCTACTGTGGATCTCTAGAGTCTCGCCAGCAAGGCGGCTTTAGCAGCACTGCCCTAGCGACAGTAAAAGTGGTGGTCGGTGTGCAAGAAATTTTGACGGCTGCTGAAGGGAATGGACCAGTATCTGCTTTAGATGCAGCCTTAAGGAAGGCGTTAGTAGATGTATATCCCAGTATTGCGAAGTTTCAGCTTACGGACTATAAAGTCCGAATTTTAGATGGTAAGCATGGTACCTCTGCTAAGACCCGGGTGCTAGTGGAATCGACTGATGGTCAGAATCGTTGGACTACTGTAGGAGTGTCCACCAATATTATTGGGGCCTCCTATCAAGCGGTGGCAGAAGGGATTGAATATGGATTGCTGCGTCCTTGCTTTAAGGATTCTGATGAGTGTCCTATTGGCATTAGAGCTATTTTGAATGATTTAAATTAA
- a CDS encoding serine/threonine-protein kinase, translating to MIACLNPACNHSNSETATVCEQCQTALRLWDRYCPIRLLGQGGFGRTFLAVDEGQDNHPACVIKQVWPSQFPEPDKIVALFHQEAQLLNELGHHPQIPQLLASFEQDNKLYLIQEYIEGQNLAQERADVERFSPPQVQQLLTDVLPVLSFIHQHQLLHRDIKPANIIRRTTDQQLVLVDFGAAKRLTGTAIAKTGTSIGSAEYIAPEQARGKAQFASDLYSLGVTCIHLLTGLSPFDLMDGDGVWIWESLCNQTLEPSLVTVLNQMIAPALNQRYGNVEDVIADLYTPPKPKQPSHSRLLLGAGLLGSLVLGGFLYQLFPQTSSPPSDAVVINTPKPAPQDTPQAPVSKSPSPTIPIPTPATSTELKAIENLIFIANASGQYYQAHGQFLTDVSRQPSLDQYTLQITKLGKHGLQVSGTPTTEKLRSFIILAWGGPSPASPSNPTPANKQPSSNPLGDLSLSQLPNLNRSGKASPHIVVTNYCESLQPSQKLPPKADLPTPQPQTYQDWPCPEGYTFAFTALEVISKLASTQNPSVLFQVPPSTSD from the coding sequence ATGATCGCTTGCCTAAATCCAGCTTGTAACCATAGCAATTCCGAAACCGCAACGGTTTGTGAGCAATGTCAGACTGCGTTACGGTTGTGGGATCGCTACTGCCCCATTCGCCTCCTCGGTCAAGGCGGATTTGGCCGCACTTTTCTTGCCGTTGATGAAGGCCAAGACAATCACCCCGCCTGCGTTATCAAACAAGTATGGCCCTCTCAATTCCCGGAGCCAGACAAGATCGTTGCGCTCTTTCACCAGGAAGCTCAACTGCTAAACGAACTCGGCCATCATCCTCAAATTCCACAGCTTTTAGCCTCTTTCGAGCAGGATAACAAACTTTATTTAATCCAAGAATATATCGAAGGTCAAAACCTGGCTCAGGAACGAGCTGACGTAGAACGATTTAGTCCACCACAAGTTCAGCAGTTACTCACTGACGTCTTGCCAGTCTTGAGCTTTATCCATCAGCATCAGTTGCTCCATCGTGACATAAAACCCGCCAATATCATTCGACGAACCACGGACCAGCAGCTTGTCCTCGTCGATTTTGGTGCAGCCAAACGGCTAACGGGTACTGCCATCGCTAAAACGGGCACCAGTATCGGTAGCGCAGAATATATCGCCCCTGAACAGGCTCGGGGGAAAGCTCAGTTTGCCAGCGACCTGTATAGCTTGGGGGTGACCTGCATCCATCTCCTCACAGGGCTATCTCCTTTTGATTTGATGGATGGAGATGGCGTCTGGATTTGGGAATCGCTCTGTAACCAGACGCTTGAGCCATCTTTGGTGACCGTCTTGAATCAGATGATTGCCCCGGCGTTAAATCAGAGATATGGGAATGTTGAGGATGTGATCGCAGACCTCTACACCCCTCCAAAACCCAAACAGCCTAGCCACAGTCGTCTACTCTTGGGTGCGGGCCTTCTAGGCAGCCTAGTCTTAGGGGGCTTTCTGTATCAGTTATTCCCTCAAACCTCATCCCCACCCTCTGATGCTGTTGTCATAAATACGCCGAAACCCGCTCCACAGGATACCCCGCAAGCACCAGTCTCCAAATCCCCATCCCCCACAATCCCCATACCTACACCTGCTACAAGCACCGAATTAAAAGCGATAGAAAACCTAATTTTTATCGCCAATGCCAGCGGTCAATATTATCAGGCTCATGGACAATTTTTAACGGATGTATCCCGCCAGCCTTCCCTAGATCAATACACGCTTCAAATTACAAAACTAGGCAAACATGGCCTTCAAGTGTCTGGTACACCAACCACAGAGAAGCTTCGGAGTTTTATCATTTTGGCTTGGGGTGGGCCTTCCCCCGCTTCCCCTAGTAATCCTACTCCTGCAAACAAACAGCCCAGTAGCAATCCTTTGGGTGATTTGAGTTTATCCCAACTGCCTAACCTGAATCGAAGCGGTAAAGCTTCGCCCCATATCGTCGTCACGAACTATTGCGAGAGCTTACAACCAAGTCAGAAGTTGCCCCCAAAAGCTGATTTACCGACACCACAACCCCAAACTTACCAAGATTGGCCTTGCCCTGAAGGCTATACCTTTGCTTTCACCGCATTAGAAGTCATCAGCAAGTTAGCATCAACCCAAAATCCTAGCGTCCTTTTTCAAGTACCTCCATCTACATCTGATTAG
- a CDS encoding branched-chain amino acid transaminase, which yields MHNFLPTAYFEHQFVPFKDANISIATHALHYGTGAFGGLRGIPDPQNPNQILLFRLDRHCQRLSQSARLLHFDLPADKIEQVIKEFVQKNHPQTSFYIRPFVYTSDLGIAPRLHNIEKNFFVYGIELGDYLSPEGVSCRLSSWFRQEDRSLPLRGKISGAYITSSLAKTEAVESGFDEAILMNAQGKVSEASGMNIFIVRHGKIITPGFEQDILEGITRDSVLQLAHDLGIPVIERPVDKSELFIADEVFLSGTAAKITPVKRIENYTMPSDRPITEKLRDKLTAITENRDSQYQQWVFPIPLS from the coding sequence ATGCATAATTTTTTGCCAACTGCCTACTTTGAACATCAGTTTGTCCCTTTCAAAGACGCGAATATTTCCATTGCCACCCATGCGCTTCACTATGGAACAGGCGCTTTTGGGGGACTGCGAGGTATACCCGATCCACAAAATCCCAATCAAATTCTGCTCTTTCGTTTGGATCGACATTGCCAACGCCTCAGCCAAAGTGCTCGTTTACTCCACTTCGATTTACCTGCAGACAAAATCGAGCAGGTGATCAAAGAATTTGTCCAAAAAAACCATCCCCAAACCTCGTTCTATATTCGCCCCTTTGTCTATACCTCCGACCTAGGAATTGCGCCCAGACTCCATAACATCGAAAAGAATTTCTTTGTTTATGGGATTGAGCTGGGGGATTATCTCTCTCCCGAAGGAGTAAGCTGTCGCCTTAGCTCCTGGTTCCGACAGGAAGACCGCAGCTTACCGCTGCGAGGCAAGATTAGTGGAGCTTACATTACGTCATCCCTAGCTAAGACTGAAGCGGTCGAATCTGGGTTTGATGAAGCAATTCTGATGAATGCTCAGGGCAAAGTCAGTGAAGCCTCAGGCATGAATATTTTTATCGTTCGGCATGGCAAAATTATTACCCCAGGCTTTGAGCAAGATATTTTGGAAGGCATTACTCGCGATAGTGTTTTGCAACTTGCCCACGACCTAGGCATTCCAGTCATCGAGCGCCCAGTGGACAAGTCAGAACTATTTATCGCGGATGAAGTCTTCTTGAGTGGAACGGCAGCCAAGATTACCCCAGTCAAGCGGATCGAAAACTACACAATGCCTAGTGACCGACCGATTACTGAAAAGCTCCGGGATAAACTGACGGCTATTACCGAAAATCGTGACTCCCAATATCAGCAATGGGTCTTCCCCATTCCTCTCAGCTAA
- a CDS encoding sugar phosphorylase translates to MIDRAQQHQAFTIKVKALLERIYGPDSLEPLLEKLFELLQPHFADSISENLYKWSQDNILLITYGDTICSQNGHPPLGTLHHFLKTHLQEVVTGVHILPFCPFSSDDGFSVIDYKAVNHELGTWDDIQQIAQSFELMADLVLNHVSSQSQWFQNYLRGIEPGRDYFVEVDPETDVSSVVRPRSSPLLVEVETLAGPKYVWATFSADQIDLNFANPKVLLEFTKILLFYVQMGAKYIRLDAIGYLWKRLGTSCIHLPETHAMVRLFREILEMVDPSVALITETNVPNRENLSYFGNRNEAHLIYNFSLPPLILNALLQGKAEHLKTWMMSMPPAPLGCAYFNFTASHDGIGLRPTEGLLTETEYQTLLQCMEDFGGTLSMRTNAEGIDSPYEINISFFDALQGTAKGKDQWQIERFICSQTIMMSLEGIPAFYIHSLLATHNDWENVHRTGRKRSINRHQWSLPALEQQLEDEQSPHAIVLKELTRLIKIRRQQDAFHPNATQYTLHLPNKALFAFWRQSMARDQSIFSIHNLSDRKQKLKLSDLNLVTIDPWYDLISGSCIRGIYDTLLLNPYQSLWITNKFEGLEADGQTCHLGVEGDDD, encoded by the coding sequence ATGATTGATCGAGCCCAACAGCATCAAGCCTTCACCATCAAAGTGAAAGCCCTGCTGGAAAGAATTTATGGTCCAGATTCTCTAGAACCATTACTCGAAAAGCTGTTCGAACTGTTACAACCCCATTTCGCGGATTCCATCTCTGAGAATTTGTATAAGTGGAGTCAAGACAACATTCTGTTGATTACCTATGGAGATACCATTTGCTCGCAGAATGGTCACCCTCCTTTGGGCACATTACATCACTTCCTTAAGACCCATCTGCAGGAGGTGGTGACTGGGGTGCATATCTTACCGTTTTGTCCTTTCAGTTCTGATGATGGTTTTTCGGTGATCGACTATAAGGCTGTCAATCATGAGCTGGGCACTTGGGATGATATTCAGCAGATTGCTCAGTCCTTTGAACTTATGGCTGATTTGGTGCTTAACCATGTCTCTAGCCAAAGCCAATGGTTCCAGAATTATTTGCGGGGTATTGAACCGGGCCGAGACTATTTTGTCGAAGTCGATCCGGAGACAGATGTCTCTAGCGTCGTCCGACCTCGGAGTTCGCCATTACTGGTCGAAGTGGAGACCCTAGCAGGACCCAAGTATGTTTGGGCCACCTTTAGCGCCGATCAAATTGACTTAAATTTTGCGAATCCCAAGGTTCTCCTCGAATTTACTAAAATTCTGCTGTTTTATGTGCAAATGGGCGCCAAGTATATTCGCTTGGATGCCATTGGTTACTTATGGAAGCGGTTAGGGACCTCCTGTATTCATTTACCTGAAACCCATGCCATGGTCCGATTGTTTCGGGAAATTCTGGAAATGGTGGATCCATCGGTGGCGCTGATCACTGAAACCAATGTGCCCAACCGTGAAAACCTCAGCTACTTTGGCAATCGCAATGAAGCCCATTTAATCTACAATTTCAGCTTGCCGCCCCTGATTTTGAATGCGTTGCTCCAGGGTAAGGCTGAGCATTTAAAGACCTGGATGATGAGTATGCCCCCAGCTCCTTTGGGATGTGCCTATTTCAACTTTACGGCCTCCCATGATGGAATTGGGTTGCGACCGACGGAAGGCTTATTGACTGAGACTGAATATCAAACGCTCCTCCAATGTATGGAAGACTTTGGTGGCACCCTTAGTATGCGCACCAATGCTGAAGGGATTGATTCACCTTATGAAATTAATATTTCCTTTTTCGATGCTCTGCAAGGCACGGCCAAAGGCAAGGATCAGTGGCAGATAGAACGCTTTATCTGCTCCCAAACGATCATGATGTCTTTGGAAGGAATCCCAGCCTTTTATATTCATAGTTTGTTGGCCACCCATAATGATTGGGAGAATGTCCATCGTACAGGGCGCAAGCGGTCCATTAATCGCCATCAATGGTCTCTCCCTGCTTTAGAACAGCAGTTAGAGGATGAACAATCTCCCCATGCCATTGTCTTGAAAGAGTTGACTCGGCTCATCAAGATTCGCCGCCAACAAGATGCCTTCCATCCCAACGCCACCCAATACACCCTGCATTTGCCCAATAAAGCGTTATTTGCGTTTTGGCGACAAAGTATGGCCCGCGATCAGAGCATTTTTTCAATTCATAATCTCAGCGATCGCAAACAGAAACTGAAGCTCTCGGACCTGAACCTAGTCACCATTGATCCTTGGTATGACCTGATTAGCGGGTCTTGTATTCGAGGCATTTATGACACTTTGCTCTTGAACCCCTATCAATCCCTATGGATTACAAATAAGTTTGAAGGCCTTGAAGCCGATGGGCAAACCTGTCACTTAGGAGTCGAAGGAGACGATGACTAA
- a CDS encoding mannosyl-3-phosphoglycerate phosphatase, whose protein sequence is MTNAASYLVFTDLDGTLLNHDDYRYDDALPMLAWLKDHQIPVIAVTSKTRVEVEELLQALSFEEPFVVENGSGVFIPYNDQRFDLSHTDVAQQEQHQRLCLGCTYDQARTGLKTLSQRLNQPLQGFGDMTVDELIALTGLSSDDALKAQTREFTEPFVNPGLDAKELEQHVAAIGFQVLVGDRFCHLIGVGAGKGKAVNLLVQCYQVPQGPVKTVGLGNSPNDLAMLEVVDIPIVIPGVKGPHPGLADRGWQIAPATGAKGWSMAMEQVRDQYWS, encoded by the coding sequence ATGACTAACGCGGCGTCTTATTTGGTTTTTACAGACTTAGATGGCACGCTATTAAATCATGATGACTACCGATATGATGATGCGTTGCCAATGTTGGCCTGGTTAAAAGATCATCAGATTCCAGTCATTGCCGTAACTAGTAAAACACGGGTCGAAGTGGAGGAGCTGCTGCAAGCCCTCTCCTTTGAGGAGCCCTTTGTGGTGGAAAATGGCAGTGGTGTCTTTATTCCCTACAATGATCAGCGGTTTGATCTCTCCCACACAGATGTTGCTCAGCAGGAGCAGCATCAGCGCTTGTGTTTGGGATGTACCTATGATCAGGCTAGAACCGGACTTAAAACCCTTTCCCAGAGACTGAATCAGCCACTCCAGGGTTTTGGGGATATGACGGTGGATGAGTTAATTGCCTTAACCGGTCTAAGCTCAGATGATGCACTTAAAGCTCAAACCCGCGAGTTTACGGAGCCCTTTGTCAATCCAGGGCTAGACGCTAAAGAATTAGAACAGCATGTGGCTGCAATAGGGTTTCAGGTCTTGGTGGGCGATCGCTTCTGCCATCTGATTGGAGTAGGGGCGGGCAAGGGCAAAGCGGTTAATCTTTTGGTGCAGTGCTATCAAGTGCCTCAGGGACCCGTTAAGACCGTAGGACTGGGAAATAGTCCTAATGATTTAGCTATGTTAGAAGTCGTCGATATTCCGATTGTGATTCCAGGCGTAAAAGGCCCCCATCCAGGATTAGCGGATCGAGGTTGGCAGATCGCACCCGCTACAGGTGCCAAGGGTTGGTCGATGGCGATGGAACAGGTGCGTGATCAGTATTGGTCATAG
- a CDS encoding TVP38/TMEM64 family protein, whose protein sequence is MALKSNLNQKRYGPTSLWFWIVTVVGILGVLAMTDHLPSLSLQVFTVEGFQNFVNQIGPWGPIAYIGLLIISVVASQIPGAPLAIAAGVLWGPLTAGVYTIIGGFLGAVLAYSLGKYLGQSFFQTLTGKRIIISPDLATNLMGWFIFVSRLLPVLSFDLVSYGAGMAGLSFPIYAAATLVGMIPSTLLLTYMGGTADPSQMLGLTGLLLVSIIGLPIVIVRLTGDRLTTLVKIEPA, encoded by the coding sequence TTGGCCCTGAAATCGAATCTGAATCAGAAACGCTATGGACCCACCTCTCTCTGGTTCTGGATTGTAACCGTAGTCGGGATCTTGGGTGTTTTAGCGATGACAGATCACCTGCCCTCTTTGAGCTTGCAAGTATTCACTGTCGAGGGTTTTCAGAACTTTGTAAACCAGATAGGTCCTTGGGGACCCATCGCTTACATTGGGTTGTTGATTATTTCGGTGGTAGCTAGTCAAATTCCGGGTGCACCGCTTGCGATCGCAGCCGGCGTATTGTGGGGACCCTTAACAGCAGGTGTGTATACCATCATCGGCGGATTTTTAGGAGCAGTCCTTGCTTATAGCTTAGGCAAGTACCTGGGACAATCCTTCTTTCAAACCCTTACGGGTAAGAGGATTATCATTTCTCCCGATTTAGCCACGAATCTAATGGGCTGGTTTATTTTTGTCAGCCGTCTACTCCCGGTGCTCTCCTTCGATTTAGTGAGCTATGGAGCCGGAATGGCCGGTTTATCGTTCCCCATTTATGCTGCGGCGACATTGGTAGGCATGATTCCATCCACGCTCCTCCTAACCTACATGGGCGGTACCGCCGATCCATCTCAGATGCTGGGACTCACTGGCTTACTCTTGGTGAGCATCATTGGTCTCCCGATTGTAATTGTTCGTCTGACGGGTGACCGCCTCACAACGCTAGTCAAAATTGAGCCCGCATAA